A segment of the bacterium genome:
AGTGCGAACTTCCCGAACCGTCCCCCGCCGATATGCCGTCCTGTCGTCATCATTTGGCGCTCCCATGGATGAACTGGCCGATGAGCCCCTCGAGGTCCACCGCCGGTTCGGTCTCCCGGATCTTCCCTCCCGGCGGGATCAGTCGGTCCGAGGATCCCGGCGTGATGCCGATGTACTTGTCCCCGATCAGCCCCCGGGTGCGGACGGAGGCGATCGCGTCCTCCTGCAGTCCGATCCCCTTCCGGATCCGCATCCGGACGATCGCCTTGTAGTCCCGGATCGTGATGTCGTCGATCTTCCCGACCTCGACGCCCGCGATCTCGACGCCGGCGCCGGGCCGGAGGCCCGCGACGGAGCTGAACTCGGCCGTCACGGGCACGAAGTCGTCCCCGGCGATCTCGAGCTTGCCGAGCCGCAGGGAGAGATACGCCAGGCAGGCGATCCCGACCATCAGGAAAATCCCCACCGTCGCTTCGAGGTATCCCCGCTTCATCCCCGGCTCCTTCCCGTCTCACATCAGGTGCACGGGGCCGTCGATATCCCCGTCGACCAGTTGCCGCACGAAGGGAGTTTGCGAATTCCGTATCTCGTCCGGACTCCCCACCTCGACCACTTTTCCCCCGTGGACCACGGCGACGTAGTGGCACCATTGGAAAATGTCGGGCAGGTCGTGGCTGATCATCACCATCGTGAACGGGTGCTCGCGGTACGTCCGGCCGATGAGGTTGAGGATGGAGTTCCGAATGATCGGGTCCAGCCCCGTCGTGGGCTCGTCGAAGAGGATGATCTCGGGATCCATCACGATCGCCCGCGCCAGGGCCACCCGTCGCACCATCCCGCCGGAGAGCTCGTCGGGAAACTCCTCCTCCGTCGATTCCAGCCCCACCTTCCGGAGGATCCCGCGGACCTTCCCGCGGATCTCCTCCTCGGACAGGATCGTCTTCTCCCGGAGGGGGAAGGCCACGTTCTCGAACACGGTCAGGGAGTCGAAGAGCGCCCCGCTCTGGAAGAGCATCCCGAAGCGCTTCCGGACCTCGTAGAGCTCCCGGCGAGTCAACCGGTTGATGTCGATCCCGTCGAGGAGCACCTGTCCCCGGTCCGGCCGCATCAACCCGATCATGTGCTTGAGCAGCAGGCTCTTCCCGGCCCCGGAGAGCCCGATGATCGCGGTGATCCGGGCGCGGGGGATCTCGAGCGTGATCCCGTCCAGCACCTTCCTGCCGTCGATGGTCTTCTCGACGTCGAGCAACCGGATGACCGTATCGGTATTCATTCCCCCTCCTTGCCGTTCATAAGAGC
Coding sequences within it:
- the mlaD gene encoding outer membrane lipid asymmetry maintenance protein MlaD: MKRGYLEATVGIFLMVGIACLAYLSLRLGKLEIAGDDFVPVTAEFSSVAGLRPGAGVEIAGVEVGKIDDITIRDYKAIVRMRIRKGIGLQEDAIASVRTRGLIGDKYIGITPGSSDRLIPPGGKIRETEPAVDLEGLIGQFIHGSAK
- a CDS encoding ABC transporter ATP-binding protein, which codes for MNTDTVIRLLDVEKTIDGRKVLDGITLEIPRARITAIIGLSGAGKSLLLKHMIGLMRPDRGQVLLDGIDINRLTRRELYEVRKRFGMLFQSGALFDSLTVFENVAFPLREKTILSEEEIRGKVRGILRKVGLESTEEEFPDELSGGMVRRVALARAIVMDPEIILFDEPTTGLDPIIRNSILNLIGRTYREHPFTMVMISHDLPDIFQWCHYVAVVHGGKVVEVGSPDEIRNSQTPFVRQLVDGDIDGPVHLM